A region of the Sarcophilus harrisii chromosome 3, mSarHar1.11, whole genome shotgun sequence genome:
aaaagaaatttagaaatttacaatatgttttgttgccttttaaatttgtaattttaacattgaaattctttttgtagttcggcatttttcttattctgttctgAGTATCGTCCAAAAATCAAAGGGGAGCATCCTGGGCTTTCTATTGGAGATGTGGCAAAAAAATTGGGAGAAATGTGGAATAATACTGCTGCAGATGACAAGCAACCTTATGAAAAGAAAGCAGCTAAActgaaggaaaaatatgaaaaggtaaCAAGTTATATAAGTGTTTTTAAGACCCATTTCCTACTATAATTTGAGGgcacaaatattttatgttcacCTCATTTATGTTAAATTGatccttaaattttaaaaattggtatttTTACATCCAATTTCTTATTTGGAAGAAATATTGTTCATTAATACTAGGTTTCTTTAAGAATTATGCTACAAATCGCCTTTGGTTGTATGATTATTGTaagatcattttaattatgtaGAGTTAAAACTTCAAAAGGCTTTTTAATATGGGTATAACCTAAAACAATGGATCCCTTTCACATCCTTCTGATTTACTGCTCATTTGTCCTTCATAAAACCTCTTCTAATATGGTTTTGCATCTTTTTGTTCTATAAACTATAACAGTATTGGCAAGATTAAAGTATCACATCTGAAAAACActtaaaattacatattatagGCTAGGTGGGGTTGTCTGTCTACACCCTTTGGTGTATTCCATATTAAAGGAAATACTTTTCACTCTGAAGTCTAGTTTGGCTTGTTTAATGATCAGTATATTTGTTCATTTgtcttaaaagaataataattctaTAGATTTAGGGTCTTAGAGTGATAGACCAGAAGAGTAATTTTTTTGCATTCAGAAGGTGGCAGTGTCTACCCTTTAATCAAAGTCCCTATgcatttcttgtttttaataaacTGCAGTTAGACTGCTTACATAATTGCACTTCAGTGAGGCATAGCAATTGCAAATATTAGACCATGTCATTCTGATGGGTTGTGGATGGCTAATTATAATTATctcaaatatgtattttttgcattcatttctTGAGGGCTTGGTTATTTATAGAATTGCAATATATCTGTAAACACCAAATTATAGCAGTCCCATAAATTTCTTTTGTAAGttataaaaaatctttttccttctctttcactcCTATTTCTATTAAACCCTCCACACCCATCCTcctaatttccccccaaaaaaaacattttacaggATATTGCTGCATACCGGGCTAAAGGAAAACCTGAtgtgggaaaaaaaggaggagttGTCAAGGCTGagaagagcaagaaaaagaaggaggaggaggaagatgaagaagatgaagaagacgaggaggaagatgaagaagatgatgaggaggatgaggaagatgatgatgacgatgaatAAGTTGGTTATAGAGCAgtttttttcttgtctataaagCATTTAACCCCCCTGTACACAACTCactccttttaaagaaaaaaaaaattgaaatgtaagGCTGtgtaagatttgtttttaaactgTACAGTGTCTTTTTTTGTATAGTTAACACACTACCGAATGTGTCTTTAGATAGCCCTGTCCTTTAGTGGTATTTTCAATAGCCACTAACCTTGCCTGGTACAGTATGGGGGTTGTAAATTGGCATGGAAATTTAAAGCAGGTTCTTGTTGGTGCACAGCACAAATTAGTTATATATGGGGATGTAGTTCATTTTCATCTTCAGTTGTCTTTGATGCAGCATATGAAATAATTGTTGTTCTGTTAACTGAAATACCACTCTGtaattgcaaaaaaaacaaaaaacaaaaaaaagttgcaGCTGTTTTGTTGACATTCTGAATGCTTCTaagtaaatacaattttttttttattagtattgtTGTCCTTTTCATAGGTGCCCTTAAATCATAACTTTCTTTTTGAGGGGAAGCTCGTCTTTGCTTTTGTATGCCCATTTGGGATCACATGAATTATTACAGttttcatcttttcatatagTTAGCCGATAAAAAGCTTTGATCTACACACCCTGCATAATTGTGATGGGGTAATAAAAGTTGTATAGAAACAATCTTCCATAACTGGAAATTGAAAGTTACCAGTTAATAAACTCAAAATTTCACatagtccagtattctatccagtTACAACATTTAACCAAGAGGAGAACATAGAGATTTGCAGCATGGAATTATTTGAATGAAACGTACTAAAATTATGTCCTTGAAGGACCAGTAGAAGGGTATATTCTAATCTTTATGTGGGGGATATATATTCATAACTTCATTACTATGTAACTGAAGTTATGTTTATAATTCCCATCCTTTAGAAGAGCTGAGGAATGTACCCCAAAAGCGTGAGTTGAAAAATACAAGACTGCCATGTTAATCTTTGGCAGTGGATTGTAGATTAAGTACGCTTATAGTATGAAGAGCTGGCAATGAATGACCCCTTGGGAAACTTGAGATTATATATGGtaccatttataattttaaatctagaTTTGATtgtcaaaacaaaattataattcaGTCTCATTTAGAGTGAGTCATGTTTTTCCCATTAGGGTTTACATTAAAATTGTAATATTTGACCCTATATAAATTAAGCAGACCATGATGggaaatatacttaaaatttGGCATTAAGGTAAGATGTAGACCAAATGTCTCAATTTGatcaaatttctttcctttccaaaacCAAAGCTAACAGTGTATTCATTAAAACTGACCATTTATATGTTTACCTGCTTTCCATTTTGGGGGACAATTTGGCAGTTTTGTGGTTTTGAAATTATGGTTCTCTTAAGTGCCAGTGTTTTAAAAATAGCGTTCTTGTAATTTTACACGCTTTTGTGATGGAGTACTGTTTTGTTATACAATTTTGACTTTCAGATTCTAATTTCAGTTTTGCATTTGTTTATGTATAATTTCAGGAAGAATACTGAACATCTGAATCCTGAATGATACTAATAAACTAATAATTGCAGAGGTTTTAAATACTTAGTTAAATGGCTTTCACTTAATACATTAagagtttattaaatatattttaagtattttgtttccAATAAGATTTGCCACTGAAGAATTGTTGTTAAAAATAGGatagataaaacatttaaatctctgcctttaaaaaattctaattgaaATATGTTCAGTATAAAAACATTTCACTGATTGTTCTAAACATTAGAAGGGATAAGTGAAATTATGTGCTTATTTAAGGGACAATAGCACTGAtttcccacccacccacccaccccaggTTTTCAACATGTGGTCTTAAAAATGTCATTCAGATCACTGAGGATGGTTGACATACcctaatgttttaaattttaaatataactttctTTTGATCAGATCAGGTAATCACTTGTAGCCTTAGGGTTGGCCATGGTTTATAAACAAAAGTGAGCGGAGTGAAGTGAAATTCAGTTCACTCTGAACCTCTGAGTAGAAACAATTTAGATGTTGCTTAATTTTGTTTCTCAACATTCTAATCAATGTTTTATCTGGTGAAAAATGAATTTGGTTTAATTGACCTAGGAACTTCTAGTATATGACTGTTGAAATTTGAGTTGAGAATTTAGAGATCTCTTGATAATGCAGTTCAATTAGCATTTTAGATTGATGCTGCAAAAAATATTGAGTAGACCTCCTTAATACTAAGTTATTCTCAAATCAGTATAATTTGGGAAAGAATCGGATTCTTGCCAAAATTTCCACCTGGgttaaataataaagtaaattttgACTTATCAACACTTGGGGAATTCTACAATTCAATAATGATAACATTCATAATTTCCCTGAGACACTAAAAGTCTTCTGAATTTAATATTAAGTTATATTCAGTATAATTTTAGTGATTTTATTGTACTATAGCTCTTTGAAAATAACATGATTTCCATTGACCAGAATAAGACCATCCTAGTTCCCAGGTGTTACATATATATGAGAGGTCACTCTACTTGATTAATACGACTTCAGCCATCGTATTAGGGATACTGTTTGTATGTAGCTTAATATATTACAAGGAGGAAATCCCAAGTGCCCTGGGTTATGTTTACTGAGTAGTTGAGATACAGCTGCTAGAAAAACATGCTCGTTATGAAGTTCAAATAACCTCAGTTTCTGAATTAACCAGGTAGATTTCTGGACTTGAAAGAGTGCATCCAGTACTGTATTCATGGGGCTTTGCTCAAATACAACACAGTTGTGTTAAAATTAAGAAGCTATCAACCACTTTCTTTTCTATCAGCCCATATTTTCATGTAGCAAAGAGTGAAATAAGTTAACCATTAACTGGAATTTAGGGCATTTAAGTTGATGTTTttaaaagtggtttttttttttttttttttttttttttttaatactatgtcAATGAAAAATACATGTGTCCTAGACCATATCTGGTCTACAACATTCTCATAGTCTTTCAAGtgcctttctgttttttctttaatatttgcaTCTATTTCCTTGGATCTGTGCTactgcaaaacatttttccttaTCCCCCTTTAGCAGCATGGTCATCCTAGCACAACTTGGGAAATTCCCTGAGCATAAGCCAAAAAGTATGCAGTGGAGGAACAATGACAAAGTGTTGCTCTTCCAGAAGCAATTACTGTTCAGTCCACAATacaagttcttaatctttttttcttcacaaccATCTTCCTAGCTAGTGAAGACTCTGGATCCCATTtcagaatgaataaaatatttctgtagtcgggaaaatgataaattcataacaccaggttaagaattccttcCTGCTGATCAGATCTTTAGAGGATTTTCAATGTGGAAACTAAGGAATAAGAAAATCAACTGGACCAAAGtttggccctttattgaatactTGTGGGTTGGAAAAGGACAAGTAAAAGGAAGTATGGAATATTTTTTGAGGCTCAAGGATGcctattaatttatattttatgaaatatctaAATTACCTAGACTGGTAAGATGGGAAGTAATAAGTAAAATGCTGTTTGATACTCCAGAAGGCCACACGTTGAAATCAAGGCTCCAATATGGAACTGAACAGTCATTTAGCTTATTAGTTTACTCAAAATGAAACTGGAATTATAACATCTCACTGGGTGATTATAAAGCTCAAACAAGATGATGGTATATAAAGTGTGTTTGCTATATACATGTTATTACAGACACCAGAGATTAACTTTGGTATGAAAACCAGAcatcaaaggaggaaaaacagtCATAGGTATATCATGTATGGTCATCTTGAAGGTTTGTTAAAATGTCCCAAATCtttctaaatgatttttctttttttttgccagtaGACTGAGGCCATCTAGAATAGTTGGTGCAcaatattttagttttgtttatatcttGGTTTTTATAGTCCTTATGTATTCATTTCAAACAGCTGTAGTGCATTGAATGGTCAGCCAAAATCCTTggtaattcattttttaaaaaatctttaatatccTAGCTTCATATTAAGCAGAAAAAGTAGACTTCAATGAGGGACAACTAATGCTATAAGAAGTGGTTTGAATCCTAAAGGAGAATCTGGCAGTAGGTATAGTGGAGAGTGATTTAAAGAGCTGGTAAATTTGAATGGTTCCAAGACATTCTGGATAGCCTTGACTAAAATTGGTTTTATTAGAAAAGGTCATCACTTTGCTGCTCTGATGCTTTGGGGTGAACCATAACTCCAATATAGCCCCAATTATATTTATAGGCTTTAATGTATAATTAAGTGGGGCTCCTATGAATTATAAGGTATAATTGTGGGCTTTGCTATCGTGTTTAAATCGGGTACTGTCAAATGTTTTAGACCTAGATTAGAATTTACACAGTAAACTAAACTGCTCTAAAACTGAATGGGAATTAATACAGTGAAAGATTTAATAAACTA
Encoded here:
- the HMGB1 gene encoding high mobility group protein B1, whose product is MGKGDPKKPRGKMSSYAFFVQTCREEHKKKHPDASVNFSEFSKKCSERWKTMSAKEKGKFEDMAKADKVRYEREMKTYIPPKGETKKKFKDPNAPKRPPSAFFLFCSEYRPKIKGEHPGLSIGDVAKKLGEMWNNTAADDKQPYEKKAAKLKEKYEKDIAAYRAKGKPDVGKKGGVVKAEKSKKKKEEEEDEEDEEDEEEDEEDDEEDEEDDDDDE